In Vulpes lagopus strain Blue_001 chromosome 4, ASM1834538v1, whole genome shotgun sequence, the DNA window TCATAGTGCAGTGTAAATCTTAGTTATTGTATTTAGAAGGTCAGAATGTCACATTTTGTGCTGATTTGCATACTTCAATAGTCTGGAGCAGTTGAAGCAGCTAAACTATTTAGCTCTGGGAAGGTTGGAATTCCCATAAGAATTCTAATGTTCTACGTATGACATGAGAATCAGACTCCTTGAAGTATAAACTACCAGAGGTATTACTGATAAcaaaggccccccccccccccccgccaaaaaaaaagaggataaactTCTTCAAATGATTATGGATCAGTACTTTTAGccaatttatgattttaaattttgcctGATGGAGTTCAATTTCACTCTAGTCGAGGCATTCTTGTTCTTCACCACTGGCCCTTCTGCcatccattctcttttctttatggCTGTTGCAAATTTTCCTCATCTCTTCTTCATACTTGATAAAATTCTCCCCAAACCTTGTCCAAGCTTTGAATGGAACAGTAATAGTATTACGGTAAGGTGGCCTCACCTCACTTACCTTCAGGAAAATTCCATATTTATTAGAGCCCACATCAAAGTAGAACCTTTTATTGTCCACTCTGAAAGAAGTCCCCTCTGGGAGTTCAAGTGGGTCCTCATCTCCACCTCTTCGTTCTTCTATGTCCCCTTCGCCATAGTCTTCAATGAGCTGAACCAAGGCATCTCGAAACTCAATCATTCCTTGTGCTGGGAGCACAATAGTCTGCTCTTGGCCCAAACTATGGCCAAAATAACCTATCATGCCAGTCCCTCGCATCATGGTTTGTCTAATTCTTAGGAAGCGACCCCGCTGGTTTTCCTTTAGGTCTAGATAATATTTCCTATTGTCCCTTTCTATGTAGTCTGTTTTGAGGACACTATGAGGGTGCTCCTCGGACCCTACAGAGACAGGTGGGGAGGGCGCCGCGTGCTTCTGTCTCCTCCTGGAGGCTTGATCTTTGCCGTGGCCATGCTCCT includes these proteins:
- the PURG gene encoding purine-rich element-binding protein gamma isoform X3; its protein translation is MERARRRGGGGGRGRGGKTVGGSGLSKSRLYPQAQHSHYPHYAASATPNQAGGAAEIQELASKRVDIQKKRFYLDVKQSSRGRFLKIAEVWIGRGRQDNIRKSKLTLSLSVAAELKDCLGDFIEHYAHLGLKGHRQEHGHGKDQASRRRQKHAAPSPPVSVGSEEHPHSVLKTDYIERDNRKYYLDLKENQRGRFLRIRQTMMRGTGMIGYFGHSLGQEQTIVLPAQGMIEFRDALVQLIEDYGEGDIEERRGGDEDPLELPEGTSFRVDNKRFYFDVGSNKYGIFLKLKLP
- the PURG gene encoding purine-rich element-binding protein gamma isoform X2 — its product is MERARRRGGGGGRGRGGKTVGGSGLSKSRLYPQAQHSHYPHYAASATPNQAGGAAEIQELASKRVDIQKKRFYLDVKQSSRGRFLKIAEVWIGRGRQDNIRKSKLTLSLSVAAELKDCLGDFIEHYAHLGLKGHRQEHGHGKDQASRRRQKHAAPSPPVSVGSEEHPHSVLKTDYIERDNRKYYLDLKENQRGRFLRIRQTMMRGTGMIGYFGHSLGQEQTIVLPAQGMIEFRDALVQLIEDYGEGDIEERRGGDEDPLELPEGTSFRVDNKRFYFDVGSNKYGIFLKVSELKLP
- the PURG gene encoding purine-rich element-binding protein gamma isoform X1, which codes for MERARRRGGGGGRGRGGKTVGGSGLSKSRLYPQAQHSHYPHYAASATPNQAGGAAEIQELASKRVDIQKKRFYLDVKQSSRGRFLKIAEVWIGRGRQDNIRKSKLTLSLSVAAELKDCLGDFIEHYAHLGLKGHRQEHGHGKDQASRRRQKHAAPSPPVSVGSEEHPHSVLKTDYIERDNRKYYLDLKENQRGRFLRIRQTMMRGTGMIGYFGHSLGQEQTIVLPAQGMIEFRDALVQLIEDYGEGDIEERRGGDEDPLELPEGTSFRVDNKRFYFDVGSNKYGIFLKVSEVRPPYRNTITVPFKAWTRFGENFIKYEEEMRKICNSHKEKRMDGRRASGEEQECLD